In the genome of SAR324 cluster bacterium, the window CGAACATCAGTTACGGCAATATCTGGCGGAGGATCGCCTGAAACAGTATCCACCCCATGTGAAATTCACCGGCATCATCCTGATCTATCACGGTTGGGAACTGGTTTATCGGGGGGCGGTTACGAGCGGTCAATAGCACTCGGTGTTTAGATTTCAGTGCTTTCTGTTTTTTTCAACCAGCTTCATGAATAAGTTCCTCCACCAATTTTCCACTATGGTTTTTTTTCAAGAGTTGTTATAGTTTTGGAACTCCCTGTATTTGTAAAGAATGATCCTCAACCGTGTCCAGACTATGAAACTCAAGCACCATATTGATCCAACTATTGACTGCGTGTTTAAGGCAATTTTGGGAGATCCAAAACATCAGAATATACTTACCCACTTCCTCAACAGCATTCTCAAACCGCAATCGCCTCTCCATAGTGTGGAAATCCTGAATCCCTATAACGATAAAGAGTTTGTCGGAGATAAACAGACCATTGTGGATGTCAAGGCACGCGATGAAGACGGCAAAACCTATCAGATTGAAATTCAATTGACCCTCTCTCCAGCCTTGTCAGCACGGATTCTTTACAACTGGAGTGTTCTCTACAAATCCCTGATCCACAGCGGGGAGGATTTCCCACAACTCAAACCTGTGATTTCCATCTGGTTGTTAACCAGTTCCCTGCTTGAAAATTCTACTGAATTCCATCATCATTTTGAATTATGGGATGTCAAGCATCAACTTCGTCTTATTGATCATTGTTCTATCCATCTGATCGAACTTTCCAAATGGAAAAACACAATCACGCTCCCATTGGATGCGGAACAGGCATGGTTGTATTTTTTTGATTCCGCTAAAAACTGGGATGAATTGCCTCCTGAATTACAAAACATCGATGCACTGAGGTCTGCTATGGAAGTATTACAACGATTTTCGGAACAGGAACGGGATTATTTGCTCTACGAAGCACGCCTTGACGCAATAAGAGATGAACGTGCCCGTAACAAGCTTTATGAAACGACCGCGAAACAACTGGCAGAAGCCCTTCAACGGGAGACCCTGGCTCATGAGCGAGAAGCTCTGGCTCAAAAACGAGAAGAAGAAGCTCAAAAACGAGAAGAAGAAGCTCAAAAACGAGAAGAAGAAGAACGAAAACAAAAAGAGCACTTCCTGGAACTTCTCAAAAAAGCAGGCATTGATCCCACACAATAAGAGGTTTGGTGGTCAACTTTCAGAGTACCTTAGTTTTCATCGCTTTTTCAGGAAGGCTATTTTCCAGTTCCGCCATTGCCAGAATCATCCGTTTGACGCCATCCATGGCAGACATCTCTTCCAGGGTCAGATAGGTCAGGCAGATAAAAAATCTGATATGCAGGTCATACCATGAGGAAAACAAAGGCTGAACCTGATCATAAAAACTTTGCAGATTGTGTGAGGCTGAAACAATCAATCCCTGCAAAATAGCAAACGCTGAATCAGACAAATCTCCCCGATAATTCGACAATCTGCCATTTTCCCGATACACAGGAAACTGATCCACTCCCATGAACCGTAAAAACCAGTCGGCTTTGTATTTGCCTGCATAGGCACAGATGCCCATGAAATCAGCAATCAATTCATCCAGAATGTTGTTACGGGTGATGCCAAACAGACGTTTCAGAATATAATGGGCACACTCATGTTCCTGCCGGATCACAAACGATGCGACCTGCCATTCATCATCGGTAAACCCCATTTCACGGGAAGGCACATTGCTGTAACTCCCGAAGGTGCATATCACCAAACTGTCCTGATACAGGCTTTTTTCTGCGGCAATCGCATTGAACACTGGCCCTTGTCCGTTCCAGTTCTGTTGGGCCTGGTGTTCGGCTTTATGAAAACGGTCCCAGTTGTTATAGCCTGAAACCATGAACGCATTGAGCGACAGTGGAATGGAAACCGGTTCGTTTTTCATGGCCAGCGACTGTATCAGCGTTTCAAAATCCGCACGGTCCTCTGTGATTAAAAACGGGATTTTGCCTGCCAGACTCTGGCAGAGCAGAACATTCAGCTTTTCAGGTGATTTTAACCGGGGAGAGGGCGTGTCCAGCGGCGGAGGCAAGCCTTTACGCACACGGGCTGTGTAGTCTGATGTCATGCTGATGCCCGGTTGAACCGGGAATTGCAATTCGACCAGTTTTTTTTGAAGCATGTTGAATGCACCCTGCTGTTCTGCTTCATGGATATAATGTTTCCAGTCTGTCACAAACAGTTCATCTTCCAGTGGAAACCGCAGATATTCAAGAACGG includes:
- a CDS encoding Rpn family recombination-promoting nuclease/putative transposase produces the protein MILNRVQTMKLKHHIDPTIDCVFKAILGDPKHQNILTHFLNSILKPQSPLHSVEILNPYNDKEFVGDKQTIVDVKARDEDGKTYQIEIQLTLSPALSARILYNWSVLYKSLIHSGEDFPQLKPVISIWLLTSSLLENSTEFHHHFELWDVKHQLRLIDHCSIHLIELSKWKNTITLPLDAEQAWLYFFDSAKNWDELPPELQNIDALRSAMEVLQRFSEQERDYLLYEARLDAIRDERARNKLYETTAKQLAEALQRETLAHEREALAQKREEEAQKREEEAQKREEEERKQKEHFLELLKKAGIDPTQ